A single genomic interval of Flavobacteriales bacterium harbors:
- the mfd gene encoding transcription-repair coupling factor — MSITSLPDLLSLYRSDARVARVADALREKAARVQIAGTIGSSQAFIANAVIEQRGGVHVFVLTDREEAAYFLNDLEALRGKDKDGRHAKKEEDLFFYPAPSRSAYDPEGHHDGERVTRTEVLEALMKVNSEWRMANGADAHSPFTNSHSPFTNKLIIITYPEALIPLVIGKEEMAKNTLAVRRNEELPIDTLQEWLEETGFARVEFVYEPGQYSIRGGIVDVFSYGSDKPYRIELYGDTVESVRRFDPQDQLTIEFLAEAVIVPDLQDEDAARQQTFFAQLPEDTVLWLRDIQAIGDAAKKQLKLLAESYERLPDKDKHPTPAELLATDTELIKGTLGFRKVFWAGSGEWELANGEWENARSGSGPFTNDHSPVTKQSAQIRGTDHRAQTTVDFQQRPQPTFAKEFKVLSGDLHNKQNAGYTNLIACNSAKQSERLYAIFNDMEHEVAFTPLVLDLHEGFIDPELKLALYTDHQIFERYHRFRLKEGFRKNAQALTLKELTQLKPGDLVVHIDHGIGVFSGLETIEAGGSQQEAIRLKYRDGDILYVGIHSLHRVSKYSGEESGKAPNISKLGTPAWKNLKEKTKAKVKALAFDLIKLYAQRKSKPGFAYQPDNYLQHELEASFIYEDTPDQNKATQDVKRDMEKPTPMDRLVCGDVGFGKTEVAIRAAFKAVCDSKQVAVLVPTTILALQHWKSFSARMKGLPVRVDYINRFRTSAQQTQILKDLKEGKIDILIGTHRLVSKDVQYKDLGLLIIDEEQKFGVNVKDKLKTLRATVDTLTLTATPIPRTLQFSLMGARDLSIISTPPPNRYPVATLLQPYDEVTIRGAIEYELGRGGQVYFLHDKVKNIEFIADMIRKLVPGARVGVGHGQLEGHQLEEVMLDFIEGNTDVLVCTTIAENGLDIPNANTIIVNEAQNFGLSDLHQLRGRVGRSNKKAYCYLLAPSPHLLPDLSRKRLQAIEQFSDLGSGIHIAMKDLDIRGAGDLLGAEQSGFINDIGFETYHKILEEAVRELKDQHFKELFADAQEGSHALARGSRRDQSDDCIIETDLTMLIPNSYVSETAERLALYRRLDDIKDEAELQKFTAEVTDRFGPIPPLVNELLEAIRLRWLGQRMGLEKMVLKKGTLIGTFIADQKHPFFEGDGFNAVLRAVQAQPRRFKVYEKAGTLRISVQDVKNVHAAKEALEGVVGVPA; from the coding sequence ATGTCCATCACCTCCCTCCCCGACCTCCTCTCCCTCTACCGCTCAGACGCCCGCGTCGCTCGCGTGGCCGATGCCCTGCGCGAGAAGGCCGCCCGCGTGCAGATCGCCGGCACCATCGGTTCGTCGCAAGCCTTCATCGCCAACGCGGTGATCGAACAGCGCGGCGGCGTGCATGTGTTCGTGCTCACCGACCGCGAAGAGGCCGCGTACTTCCTCAACGACCTCGAAGCGCTCCGTGGCAAGGACAAGGACGGGCGCCATGCGAAGAAAGAGGAGGACCTGTTCTTCTACCCCGCACCGTCGCGTTCAGCCTACGACCCCGAGGGACACCATGACGGCGAGCGGGTGACGCGCACGGAGGTGCTGGAGGCATTGATGAAGGTGAATAGTGAATGGCGAATGGCGAATGGTGCGGATGCGCATTCCCCATTCACCAACTCCCATTCACCATTCACCAACAAACTCATCATCATCACCTACCCCGAAGCCCTCATCCCCCTCGTGATCGGCAAGGAGGAGATGGCGAAGAACACCCTCGCCGTCAGGCGCAACGAGGAGCTCCCGATCGACACCCTACAGGAATGGCTGGAGGAGACCGGCTTCGCCCGTGTGGAGTTCGTGTACGAGCCAGGCCAGTACAGCATCCGCGGCGGCATCGTGGACGTGTTCAGCTACGGCAGCGACAAGCCCTACCGCATCGAGCTCTACGGCGATACCGTGGAGAGCGTGCGTCGCTTCGACCCGCAGGACCAGCTCACCATCGAGTTCCTCGCCGAGGCCGTGATCGTGCCCGACCTCCAGGACGAGGATGCCGCCCGCCAGCAGACCTTCTTCGCCCAATTGCCGGAGGACACCGTGCTCTGGCTCCGCGACATCCAGGCGATCGGCGATGCGGCCAAGAAACAGCTCAAGCTCCTCGCCGAGTCCTACGAGCGCCTGCCCGACAAGGACAAGCACCCCACCCCCGCCGAGCTGCTCGCTACGGACACGGAGCTTATCAAGGGGACATTGGGGTTCCGGAAGGTGTTCTGGGCGGGTAGTGGTGAATGGGAGTTGGCGAATGGCGAATGGGAAAATGCCCGCAGTGGGTCAGGCCCATTCACCAATGACCATTCGCCAGTCACCAAGCAAAGCGCGCAGATACGCGGTACCGACCACCGCGCACAAACGACCGTCGACTTCCAACAACGCCCCCAACCCACCTTCGCCAAAGAGTTCAAGGTGCTCAGCGGCGACCTGCACAACAAGCAGAACGCGGGCTACACCAACCTCATCGCCTGCAACAGCGCCAAGCAGAGCGAACGCCTCTACGCCATCTTCAACGACATGGAGCACGAGGTGGCCTTCACGCCGCTGGTGCTCGACCTGCACGAAGGCTTCATCGATCCCGAGCTCAAGCTGGCGCTCTACACCGACCACCAGATCTTCGAGCGCTACCACCGCTTCCGGCTGAAGGAAGGCTTCCGCAAGAACGCACAGGCCCTTACGCTGAAGGAGCTCACGCAGCTCAAGCCCGGCGACCTGGTGGTGCACATCGACCACGGCATCGGCGTGTTCAGCGGCCTGGAAACGATCGAAGCGGGAGGCAGCCAGCAGGAGGCCATCCGCCTGAAATACCGCGATGGCGACATCCTCTACGTGGGCATCCACAGCCTGCACCGCGTCAGCAAGTACAGCGGCGAGGAAAGCGGCAAGGCACCGAACATCAGCAAGCTCGGCACGCCCGCGTGGAAGAACCTGAAGGAGAAAACGAAAGCGAAGGTCAAAGCACTCGCGTTCGACCTGATCAAGCTCTACGCGCAACGCAAGAGCAAGCCCGGCTTCGCGTACCAGCCCGACAACTACCTGCAACACGAGCTGGAGGCCAGCTTCATCTACGAGGACACGCCCGACCAGAACAAGGCCACGCAGGACGTGAAACGCGACATGGAAAAGCCCACGCCGATGGATCGCTTGGTCTGCGGCGATGTGGGCTTCGGCAAGACGGAAGTGGCGATACGCGCGGCGTTCAAGGCGGTGTGCGACAGCAAGCAGGTGGCCGTGCTCGTGCCCACCACCATCCTCGCGCTGCAACATTGGAAGAGCTTCTCCGCACGCATGAAGGGCCTGCCGGTGCGCGTGGACTACATCAACCGCTTCCGCACCAGCGCACAGCAAACGCAGATCCTGAAAGACCTCAAGGAAGGCAAGATCGACATCCTCATCGGCACGCACCGCTTGGTGAGCAAGGATGTGCAGTACAAGGACCTCGGCCTGCTCATCATCGACGAGGAGCAGAAGTTCGGCGTGAACGTGAAGGACAAGTTGAAGACGCTGCGTGCCACGGTGGACACGCTCACGCTCACCGCCACGCCCATCCCGCGCACCTTGCAGTTCAGCCTGATGGGCGCGCGCGATCTGAGCATCATCAGCACGCCGCCGCCCAACCGCTATCCCGTGGCCACGCTGTTGCAGCCTTACGACGAAGTGACCATCCGTGGTGCGATCGAATACGAGCTCGGTCGCGGCGGTCAGGTGTACTTCCTGCACGACAAGGTGAAAAACATCGAATTCATCGCCGACATGATCCGCAAGCTGGTGCCCGGCGCGCGCGTGGGTGTGGGTCACGGTCAGCTCGAAGGCCACCAACTGGAAGAAGTGATGCTGGACTTCATCGAGGGCAACACCGATGTGCTCGTGTGCACCACCATCGCGGAGAACGGCCTCGACATCCCCAACGCGAACACGATCATCGTGAACGAGGCGCAGAACTTCGGCCTCAGCGACCTGCACCAGCTGCGCGGACGAGTGGGCCGCAGCAACAAGAAGGCTTACTGCTACCTACTGGCGCCGAGCCCGCACCTGCTGCCCGACCTCAGCCGCAAACGCCTGCAGGCCATCGAACAGTTCAGCGACCTGGGCAGCGGCATCCACATCGCGATGAAGGACCTCGACATCCGCGGTGCGGGCGACCTGCTCGGCGCGGAGCAGAGCGGCTTCATCAACGACATCGGCTTCGAGACCTACCACAAGATCCTGGAGGAGGCCGTGCGCGAACTGAAGGACCAGCACTTCAAGGAACTCTTCGCCGATGCGCAGGAGGGCAGCCATGCCCTCGCCCGCGGTTCACGCCGCGACCAGAGCGACGACTGCATCATCGAGACCGACCTCACCATGCTGATCCCCAACAGCTACGTGAGCGAGACCGCCGAACGCCTCGCCCTCTACCGCCGCCTGGACGATATCAAGGATGAAGCCGAGCTGCAGAAGTTCACCGCCGAGGTCACCGACCGCTTCGGTCCCATCCCGCCGCTGGTGAACGAGCTGCTCGAAGCCATCCGCCTCCGCTGGCTGGGACAACGCATGGGCCTGGAGAAGATGGTGCTGAAGAAAGGCACGCTCATCGGCACCTTCATCGCCGACCAGAAGCATCCGTTCTTCGAGGGCGATGGCTTCAACGCCGTGCTGCGGGCGGTGCAGGCGCAACCGAGGCGCTTCAAGGTGTACGAGAAGGCGGGAACGCTGAGGATCAGCGTGCAGGATGTGAAGAATGTGCACGCAGCGAAGGAGGCCTTGGAGGGGGTGGTGGGAGTTCCAGCCTGA
- a CDS encoding RNA polymerase sigma factor: MRLDQVTVTGARSYLFTMAHNLVVDRTRRCKRVGRYEPVHEQVLTTQQPKAGLGDAIDRALAQLPPLQRSLILLRDREGHSYNQIVSITGLDMTQVKVYLFRARKAMRAQLGTLEQWV, from the coding sequence ATGCGGTTGGACCAGGTGACCGTGACCGGCGCCCGGAGCTACCTCTTCACCATGGCCCATAACCTCGTGGTGGACCGCACCCGGCGCTGCAAGCGCGTGGGTCGTTATGAACCCGTGCATGAGCAGGTGCTCACCACCCAGCAGCCCAAGGCCGGTCTGGGGGACGCCATTGATCGGGCACTGGCCCAATTGCCCCCGCTCCAGCGCTCGCTCATCCTCCTGCGCGATCGGGAAGGACATTCCTACAACCAGATCGTCTCGATCACCGGACTGGACATGACCCAGGTGAAGGTCTACCTGTTCCGGGCACGCAAGGCCATGCGGGCGCAGCTCGGAACCTTGGAGCAGTGGGTATGA
- the fbp gene encoding class 1 fructose-bisphosphatase: protein MSDIKTLSEFIVERQAEFPGASGDLSSLLTAFRLAAKIVNREVNKAGLMADILGAEGTENVQGEAQQKLDVYANNLFIRMMRTQGAVCAVASEENDDIVHFDNGGKYVVTMDPLDGSSNIDVNVSIGTIFSIYKRISTGPKATLEDFLQPGSAQVAAGYIVYGSSTMLVYSTGHGVNGFTLDPSIGTFCLSYPDMRTPADGKIYSINEGNWYEFSDGVRNYIDACKQKKMSARYIGSLVADFHRNLLKGGIYLYPGTTKAPKGKLRLLYEANPLAFLVEQAGGMATDGTTRILDLKPTELHQRCPLYIGSRNMVEAAMKA, encoded by the coding sequence ATGTCCGACATCAAGACCCTCTCCGAGTTCATCGTCGAACGCCAGGCCGAGTTCCCCGGCGCTTCGGGCGACCTGAGCAGCCTGCTCACCGCCTTCCGCCTCGCCGCCAAGATCGTGAACCGCGAGGTGAACAAGGCCGGGCTGATGGCCGACATCCTCGGCGCGGAAGGCACCGAGAACGTGCAGGGCGAGGCCCAGCAGAAGCTCGATGTCTACGCCAACAACCTCTTCATCCGCATGATGCGCACCCAGGGCGCGGTGTGCGCGGTGGCCAGCGAGGAGAACGACGACATCGTGCACTTCGACAACGGCGGCAAGTACGTGGTGACCATGGACCCGCTCGATGGCAGCAGCAACATCGACGTGAACGTGAGCATCGGCACGATCTTCAGCATCTACAAGCGCATCAGCACCGGGCCCAAAGCCACGCTGGAGGACTTCCTGCAGCCCGGAAGCGCACAGGTGGCGGCCGGCTACATCGTGTACGGCAGCAGCACCATGCTCGTGTACAGCACCGGCCACGGCGTCAACGGCTTCACGCTCGACCCCAGCATCGGCACCTTCTGCCTCAGCTACCCGGACATGAGGACGCCCGCCGATGGCAAGATCTACTCCATCAACGAGGGCAACTGGTACGAGTTCAGCGATGGCGTGCGCAATTACATCGATGCCTGCAAGCAGAAGAAGATGAGCGCCCGCTACATCGGCAGCCTGGTGGCCGACTTCCACCGCAACCTGCTCAAGGGCGGCATCTACCTCTACCCCGGCACCACCAAGGCACCCAAGGGCAAACTGCGCCTGCTGTACGAGGCGAACCCGCTCGCCTTCCTCGTGGAGCAGGCCGGCGGCATGGCCACCGATGGCACCACCCGCATCCTGGACCTGAAGCCGACCGAGCTGCACCAGCGCTGCCCCTTGTACATCGGCAGCAGGAACATGGTGGAGGCGGCGATGAAAGCCTAA
- a CDS encoding GNAT family N-acetyltransferase produces MQIVIRRAERRDVPQMLALVKELATFEKEPDAVTVTEAEMLDAGFGAEPVWFGWVAELEGVIIGMAVCYTRYSTWRGRCLYLEDIVVTEAARGRRVGEKLFKACAAFALDQGHHHMLWQVLDWNTEAMRFYTRLGATFDPKWVNGRMTREEMERLVESGG; encoded by the coding sequence ATGCAGATCGTCATTCGCAGGGCCGAGCGCCGTGATGTGCCACAGATGCTGGCTTTGGTGAAGGAGCTGGCCACGTTCGAGAAGGAGCCCGATGCGGTGACCGTCACCGAAGCGGAGATGCTGGATGCCGGCTTCGGGGCGGAACCGGTCTGGTTCGGTTGGGTCGCTGAGCTCGAGGGAGTGATCATCGGCATGGCCGTGTGTTACACGCGCTATTCCACATGGCGGGGCCGCTGCCTGTATCTGGAGGACATCGTGGTGACGGAGGCGGCGCGCGGAAGGCGTGTGGGGGAGAAGTTGTTCAAGGCCTGCGCCGCGTTCGCGCTGGATCAGGGGCATCACCACATGCTCTGGCAGGTGCTCGACTGGAACACGGAGGCCATGCGGTTCTATACCCGGCTGGGCGCGACCTTCGACCCGAAATGGGTGAACGGACGGATGACACGGGAGGAGATGGAGCGGTTGGTTGAAAGTGGGGGATGA
- a CDS encoding four helix bundle protein: protein MGKVQDLFAYQKGFKLSMAIFHRTKKFPKEEQYSMTDQIRRSSRSVVTNLAEAYRRRRSQKYFEAKLNDCETELCETQVWLDFALACEYITEKEYDGLYSLAEEVGSLLNFMANNPKKFL, encoded by the coding sequence ATGGGCAAAGTGCAGGACCTGTTCGCCTATCAGAAGGGCTTCAAGCTTTCGATGGCCATCTTCCACCGAACGAAGAAGTTCCCGAAGGAGGAGCAATACAGCATGACGGATCAGATCCGCCGCAGCTCACGATCGGTGGTAACGAACCTTGCCGAGGCCTACCGTCGCCGTCGCTCGCAGAAGTACTTCGAGGCGAAGCTGAACGACTGTGAGACCGAACTATGCGAGACACAGGTCTGGCTGGACTTTGCACTCGCCTGCGAGTACATCACGGAGAAGGAGTATGATGGTCTTTACAGCCTAGCCGAGGAGGTGGGAAGCCTGCTCAACTTCATGGCCAATAACCCCAAGAAGTTCCTTTAG
- a CDS encoding aspartate kinase, producing the protein MKVFKFGGASVKDAAGVRNVAKVLAHVPGDDLLIVVSAMGKTTNALEEVVWAYGDGRDTRPMVEALRTMHFGVLEEVAPGDQGARTALETSFRDLHRILAQRSSGRVDEDYDQIVSVGEVWSTLVVSAHLRHAGLTNTWFDARTVVRTDHSHRAAKVEWQASENLAARYLKPLYQEKPGRVLTQGFIGRTADGRTTTLGREGSDFSAAIFAYLLDAESVTIWKDVPGMFNADPKRFPDTKLLSHISYREAIELSYFGASVIHPRTLQPLQRKHIPLYVRSFMDLGAPGSTIDDRSESDSLIPSFIVKPKQLLISITPRDLSFIVEENLSGIFWLFARHNVRIDLMQNSALAFSVVVDDTPRSRQLIEELRNGYEVRYNDGCELVTVRHYDDATLAALTAGKEVLLEQRSRTTARFVMG; encoded by the coding sequence ATGAAGGTCTTCAAGTTCGGCGGGGCCAGCGTGAAGGACGCGGCCGGTGTGCGCAACGTGGCGAAGGTGCTGGCGCACGTCCCCGGTGACGACCTGCTCATCGTGGTGAGCGCCATGGGGAAGACCACCAATGCCCTGGAGGAGGTGGTGTGGGCCTATGGCGATGGGCGCGATACACGTCCGATGGTGGAGGCTCTGCGCACCATGCATTTCGGTGTGCTGGAGGAGGTGGCCCCGGGCGATCAAGGTGCACGCACGGCCTTGGAGACCTCCTTCCGGGACCTGCATCGCATCCTGGCCCAGCGCTCCAGCGGCAGGGTGGACGAGGACTACGACCAGATCGTCTCCGTTGGCGAGGTGTGGAGCACCCTGGTGGTGAGCGCACACCTGAGGCATGCCGGCCTCACCAACACGTGGTTCGATGCGCGCACCGTGGTGCGCACGGACCACAGCCACCGGGCCGCGAAGGTGGAGTGGCAGGCCAGCGAGAACCTGGCGGCGCGCTACCTGAAGCCGCTGTACCAGGAGAAACCCGGTCGCGTGCTCACCCAGGGCTTCATCGGGCGCACGGCGGACGGGCGGACCACCACGCTGGGACGCGAGGGCTCCGACTTCAGCGCGGCCATCTTCGCCTACCTGCTCGATGCGGAGAGCGTGACCATCTGGAAGGACGTGCCCGGCATGTTCAACGCCGATCCCAAGCGGTTCCCGGACACCAAGCTGCTCAGCCACATCAGCTACCGCGAGGCCATCGAGCTCAGCTACTTCGGGGCCAGCGTGATCCACCCGCGCACGCTGCAGCCGCTGCAGCGCAAGCACATCCCGCTCTATGTGCGGTCGTTCATGGACCTCGGCGCACCCGGCAGTACCATCGACGATCGGAGCGAGAGCGACTCGCTGATCCCCTCCTTCATCGTGAAGCCGAAGCAGTTGCTCATCAGCATCACCCCGCGCGACCTCAGCTTCATCGTGGAGGAGAACCTCAGCGGCATCTTCTGGCTGTTCGCCCGGCACAACGTGCGCATCGACCTGATGCAGAACAGTGCCCTGGCCTTCAGCGTGGTGGTGGACGACACGCCGCGTAGCCGCCAGCTGATCGAGGAGCTGCGGAACGGCTATGAAGTGCGGTATAATGACGGCTGCGAGCTGGTCACCGTAAGGCACTACGATGACGCCACGCTGGCGGCCCTGACGGCCGGAAAGGAGGTGCTCCTGGAGCAGCGGAGCCGCACCACCGCCCGGTTCGTGATGGGCTAG
- a CDS encoding glycerophosphodiester phosphodiesterase, translating into MPNPRALPALALLLSACMTSAPEPPEVHGHRGCRGLEPENTIAAFQRAARLGCTWLELDVVLTGDGHVLVSHEPWMDHRICTGPNGEALSEAQGLALNIHRMTLAEAQACDCGSLTHPDFPDQESRRAVKPTLAEVVSAIEELTLAEGVGPIAYNIEIKSDPAWYGTHQPAPDMLAAAVLRTLGDLQLGANCLVQSFDPAVLEAVHVQDPGLRTALLVEAGTDPDVELGRLSYTPDVYSPQFNLVDARSVRALQDRNIEVVVWTVNEEADIRRMIALGVDGIISDFPDRVLRILEEAE; encoded by the coding sequence ATGCCGAACCCTAGGGCCCTGCCCGCGCTCGCCCTCCTGCTCTCCGCCTGCATGACCTCCGCCCCCGAACCACCCGAAGTGCACGGCCACCGCGGTTGTCGCGGCCTGGAGCCCGAGAACACCATCGCCGCCTTCCAACGCGCCGCCCGGCTGGGCTGCACCTGGCTCGAGCTGGATGTGGTGCTCACCGGTGACGGGCATGTGCTCGTGAGCCACGAGCCCTGGATGGACCACCGCATCTGCACCGGGCCGAACGGCGAAGCCCTCTCGGAGGCGCAGGGCCTGGCGCTCAACATCCACCGGATGACCCTGGCGGAGGCCCAGGCGTGCGATTGCGGCTCGCTGACGCATCCGGATTTCCCCGATCAGGAGAGCCGCCGCGCGGTGAAGCCGACGCTCGCCGAGGTGGTGTCGGCCATCGAGGAGCTCACGCTCGCCGAGGGCGTGGGACCCATCGCCTACAACATCGAGATCAAGAGCGACCCGGCCTGGTACGGCACCCATCAACCGGCGCCGGACATGCTGGCCGCAGCCGTGCTGCGCACCCTCGGCGACCTGCAGCTCGGCGCCAACTGCCTGGTGCAGAGCTTCGACCCCGCCGTGCTGGAGGCCGTCCACGTCCAGGACCCCGGCCTGCGCACCGCCCTGCTGGTGGAAGCGGGCACCGACCCGGATGTGGAGCTCGGCCGGCTCAGCTACACGCCTGACGTCTACAGCCCCCAGTTCAACCTGGTGGACGCCCGCTCCGTGCGCGCGCTCCAGGACCGCAACATCGAGGTGGTGGTGTGGACAGTGAACGAGGAGGCCGACATCCGACGGATGATCGCCCTCGGGGTGGACGGGATCATCAGCGACTTCCCGGACCGCGTGCTGCGGATCCTGGAGGAGGCGGAGTAA
- the mgtE gene encoding magnesium transporter — protein sequence MSFELTKGLLDRIQGDVEVGRDQDILAVLSELHPSDIGGVLGRLTLDEARYVLRLLEEETAAEAILELDEDLRERLLEGLTSQEIADKLIGHIDSDDAADVMADLPEEKAKEVLDLLDDEEQADDIEELLRYQEGTAGALMAKELVSVRADATVARAIVEMRQQAREVDHVYTVYVVDKDERLVGILPLKELLFSAESTRTLIKHICETEVVSVRVDTDAEEVVNRMKKYDVVVLPVVDKDGRLVGRITFDDVMDVMQEEATEDYQLASGISEDVDATDSPMVQTRARLPWLLIGLAGGVLSSQIIGLYEEELRIDPKMAFFMPLIAATAGNVGVQSSAIVVQGLAAGTLQNMRVGARLWKELRVAVITALICGTLIFAVNLALRQSQALSYTVSIALCMVILTAALFGTLIPLLLDRIKVDPALATGPFVTTLNDIFGLLTYFSVGHIMYGLFH from the coding sequence ATGTCATTCGAGCTCACCAAAGGCCTGCTGGACCGCATCCAAGGCGATGTGGAGGTGGGGCGCGACCAGGACATCCTGGCCGTGCTCAGCGAGCTGCACCCCTCGGACATCGGGGGCGTACTGGGCCGCCTGACGCTCGACGAGGCGCGCTACGTGCTGCGCCTGCTGGAGGAGGAGACCGCCGCCGAGGCCATCCTGGAGCTCGACGAGGACCTCCGCGAACGCCTCCTCGAAGGCCTTACCAGCCAGGAGATCGCCGACAAGCTGATCGGACACATCGATTCGGACGATGCCGCCGACGTGATGGCCGACCTCCCCGAGGAGAAGGCCAAGGAGGTGCTCGACCTGCTGGACGATGAGGAGCAGGCCGACGACATCGAGGAACTGCTCCGCTACCAGGAAGGCACGGCGGGAGCGCTGATGGCCAAGGAACTGGTCAGCGTGCGCGCCGACGCCACCGTGGCCCGCGCCATCGTGGAGATGCGCCAGCAGGCCCGCGAGGTGGATCACGTCTACACTGTGTACGTCGTGGACAAGGACGAGCGCCTCGTCGGCATCCTCCCGCTCAAGGAGCTCCTCTTCTCGGCCGAAAGCACCCGCACCCTCATCAAGCACATCTGCGAAACAGAGGTGGTGAGCGTGCGCGTGGACACCGACGCCGAGGAGGTGGTGAACCGCATGAAGAAGTACGATGTGGTGGTGCTGCCCGTGGTGGACAAGGATGGCAGGCTGGTGGGCCGCATCACCTTCGATGACGTGATGGACGTGATGCAGGAGGAGGCCACGGAGGACTATCAGCTCGCCAGCGGCATCAGCGAGGACGTGGACGCCACCGACAGCCCGATGGTGCAGACGCGCGCCCGCCTTCCCTGGCTGTTGATCGGCCTGGCCGGCGGTGTCCTCAGCTCCCAGATCATCGGCCTCTACGAGGAGGAGCTGCGCATCGATCCGAAGATGGCCTTCTTCATGCCGCTCATCGCCGCCACCGCCGGCAACGTGGGTGTGCAATCCAGCGCCATCGTGGTGCAGGGCCTCGCCGCCGGCACCCTGCAGAACATGCGCGTGGGCGCCCGCCTGTGGAAGGAGCTGCGCGTGGCCGTCATCACCGCGCTCATCTGCGGCACCCTCATCTTCGCGGTCAACCTCGCCCTGCGTCAGAGCCAGGCCCTCAGCTACACCGTCAGCATCGCCCTGTGCATGGTGATCCTGACGGCCGCCCTCTTCGGCACCCTCATCCCCCTGCTGCTCGACCGCATCAAAGTGGACCCCGCTCTGGCCACCGGGCCCTTCGTCACCACGCTCAACGACATTTTCGGCCTGCTCACCTACTTCTCCGTGGGCCACATCATGTACGGCCTCTTCCACTGA
- the rsmA gene encoding ribosomal RNA small subunit methyltransferase A, protein MHVRPKKHLGQHFLKEDAIAQRIAEALTHHGGYRRVLEVGPGTGALTRHLLGRKDIDLTGIEVDTESLAHLRAQHPELRLIEGDFLRLDLDALGDGPFAVIGNFPYNISTQIVFKVIEHRDRCTEVVGMFQKEVADRIRAGHGSKVYGITSVLAQAYYDVELLFHVEPGSFIPPPKVRSSVIRLRRNATARLACDEAVFHRLVKAAFNQRRKTLTNALRHFPGLEGGLPPELATRRAEQLPVEAFVGLAALAGTPTC, encoded by the coding sequence ATGCACGTCCGCCCCAAGAAACACCTGGGCCAGCACTTCCTGAAGGAGGACGCCATCGCGCAGCGCATCGCCGAGGCCCTCACCCACCATGGCGGCTACCGCCGCGTGCTGGAGGTGGGGCCCGGTACGGGCGCCCTCACCCGCCACCTGCTCGGGCGCAAGGACATCGACCTCACGGGCATCGAGGTGGACACCGAGAGCCTGGCCCATCTGCGCGCACAGCATCCCGAGCTCCGGCTCATCGAGGGCGACTTCCTGCGGCTCGACCTGGACGCGCTGGGCGATGGCCCCTTCGCCGTCATCGGCAACTTCCCCTACAACATCAGCACGCAGATCGTCTTCAAGGTGATCGAGCACCGCGACCGGTGCACGGAGGTGGTGGGCATGTTCCAGAAGGAGGTGGCCGACCGCATCCGTGCCGGGCACGGCAGCAAGGTGTATGGCATCACCAGCGTGCTGGCGCAGGCCTACTACGATGTGGAGCTTCTCTTTCACGTGGAGCCCGGCTCCTTCATCCCGCCGCCGAAGGTGCGCAGCTCGGTGATCCGCCTGCGGCGCAACGCCACCGCGCGGCTGGCCTGCGATGAGGCTGTCTTCCACCGCCTGGTGAAGGCCGCGTTCAACCAGCGGCGCAAGACGCTGACCAACGCCCTGCGCCACTTTCCCGGGCTGGAGGGCGGCCTGCCCCCGGAGCTGGCGACACGCCGCGCCGAGCAACTGCCCGTGGAGGCCTTCGTGGGGCTCGCTGCTCTTGCCGGCACGCCCACCTGCTGA
- a CDS encoding DUF4286 family protein, with amino-acid sequence MIIYNVTVNVDADVAEEWLRWMHTVHVPDVMATGLFLDSRIMRVLAEEDGGLTYAVQYTCADMATYERYREEHAPRLQAETQKRYAGRFAAFRTLLEVLHTA; translated from the coding sequence ATGATCATCTACAACGTCACCGTGAACGTCGATGCCGACGTGGCCGAGGAGTGGCTGCGGTGGATGCATACCGTGCATGTGCCCGATGTGATGGCCACGGGACTGTTCCTTGACAGCCGCATCATGCGCGTGCTGGCCGAGGAGGATGGCGGGCTCACCTACGCGGTGCAGTACACCTGCGCCGACATGGCCACCTACGAACGGTATCGGGAGGAGCACGCCCCGCGCCTGCAGGCCGAGACGCAGAAGCGCTATGCCGGCCGGTTCGCCGCCTTCCGCACCCTGCTGGAAGTGCTGCACACCGCCTGA